A segment of the Acidobacteriota bacterium genome:
GCCTGCGTAAGGTCCACGGCGGCCTTGGCTTCCTTGAAAGGAGGTTCAGGCTTCGTGCGAATCGCGGAGGCGGGAACTTCGACGTTTACCGTCTCGACCGGCGCAGCCGCTGTTCCGGCTTCCGCCTTATCGCCGCGGAAGGCGCCGGCTTGGAAAGTGGCAAACCACGGACCTTCGCCGGTGAAGCTCACGTCGGCCGCGAACTTGCCCTGGAACATCTGCCGCGTGAAGACCAGCGTGTCCCCTGACTTCTTGTAGCCGATGCAATCGGAGATCATCGTCTTGCCCAGCGCGGTCGCAAGCTTGGGACAGAAATCGCGCACCTGATAGGTGTGCGGCATCAGCACCAGCTTGGGTGAACGCCGCGCGATGAATTGCTTGAGGGCGTGCGCGTAGCCATCAGGCGTGTACGCGGCGAGCGCCGGCGACTCGACGGCATAGACCTTCCCGACTCTCTTGCCCGCGACTTCGTTGGCGATGGCGGCGATGCCGGAACCCGCGACGGCGGCTTCGAGCCGCCATCCCATCTCGGCGGCGATGGCCTGCGCGGCGGCGATCGTCTCCCACGAGACGCGGTTCAGCTTGCCTTCCCGTTGTTCAACGACTGCCAGTATGGTGTCCGTGTCTGCCATTTTCACTTTCGCGTCTCTGCGCTCTCGTTTCTGGTTACTCTCCCGCTGCCTTCTTCTTCAGAGCACCCGCACCTCGTTCTTCAGCTTCTCCACCAGCTGCTTCGCGACCTCGGCGGGAGAACCCTCGAGCATCTCGGTCTTCTTCGTCTTTTCCGGGATGTAGAGCTTCTCGATCTTCTGTCCGTTGGGAGCAAGCGCAGCCTTCACTTCCTCGAGCGTGACCTTGCGCAGCGGCTTGTTCTTCGCCTGCTTGATGCCGATGAGCGTGGCGTAGCGCAGCTTGTTGATGCCCGATTGGATACTGAGCACCGCTGGCAGCGGGATTTGGATGAACTGGAAGAAGCCGGCCT
Coding sequences within it:
- a CDS encoding electron transfer flavoprotein subunit alpha/FixB family protein, which produces MADTDTILAVVEQREGKLNRVSWETIAAAQAIAAEMGWRLEAAVAGSGIAAIANEVAGKRVGKVYAVESPALAAYTPDGYAHALKQFIARRSPKLVLMPHTYQVRDFCPKLATALGKTMISDCIGYKKSGDTLVFTRQMFQGKFAADVSFTGEGPWFATFQAGAFRGDKAEAGTAAAPVETVNVEVPASAIRTKPEPPFKEAKAAVDLTQAEIIVAVGRGIKERKNIELAKQLAEALGGELAASRPICDSGWLPMDRQIGSSGQTVAPKLYLALGISGAIQHIVGMKGSRSIIAINKDSEAPIFEIADFGVVGNLFDVVPPLIEEIKKAKAGA